In the genome of Falsirhodobacter halotolerans, one region contains:
- a CDS encoding aldehyde dehydrogenase, with product MIKYSNYIDGGWVEPASGRWMDAVEPFSGKTWAEVPRSDATDADRAVRAAHAAMDNPDWVGLTPTARGALLRRFADYIQSNSDRLVEVEQRDNGKLVAEVRGQVANMAQWLNYYSGLCDKVGGHVVPINKPGVFNYVKYEPIGVVVAITAWNSPLSLTAWKLAPALAAGNAIVVKPSEFASASVLELARLADEAGMPKGVINVVTGMGDEVGEALVSHPLTAKIAFTGGEAGGRHVAMAAARYFKPVTLELGGKSPNIIFDDCDLDQAVKGAIAGIFAAAGQTCMAGSRVLVQKSVLEPFLEAFTAATEAARIGDPADPDTQIGPICTRPQFDKILSMIAMAQEDGARLVTGGDIVSGPGLGQGQFIRPTILTDVTNDMRIARQEVFGPVASVIAFDTEEEAYAIANDTDYGLAAAVWTRDLARAMRAVDRIRAGTVWVNNYRTTSFATPFGGYKQSGLGREGGVDAFKDYLETKSVWITPEPNRANPFVLG from the coding sequence ATGATCAAATACTCCAACTATATCGATGGCGGCTGGGTCGAGCCAGCGTCGGGGCGTTGGATGGATGCGGTCGAGCCGTTCTCTGGGAAGACGTGGGCCGAGGTCCCACGCTCGGACGCGACCGACGCCGATCGGGCGGTGCGCGCGGCCCATGCCGCAATGGACAATCCCGACTGGGTGGGGCTGACCCCAACCGCGCGGGGCGCGCTGCTGCGCCGCTTTGCCGACTATATCCAAAGCAACTCCGACCGTCTGGTCGAGGTTGAACAGCGCGACAACGGCAAGCTGGTGGCCGAGGTCCGGGGCCAGGTCGCCAATATGGCGCAGTGGCTTAATTACTATTCCGGTCTGTGCGACAAGGTTGGCGGCCACGTGGTTCCGATCAACAAGCCGGGCGTCTTCAATTATGTGAAATACGAACCCATCGGCGTCGTCGTGGCGATCACCGCGTGGAACTCGCCCCTGTCGCTGACCGCATGGAAGCTTGCACCAGCGCTGGCGGCGGGGAATGCCATCGTCGTCAAGCCGTCCGAGTTCGCTTCGGCTTCGGTGCTGGAACTGGCGCGTCTTGCCGATGAAGCCGGGATGCCGAAGGGGGTGATCAACGTGGTGACGGGGATGGGCGACGAAGTGGGCGAGGCGCTCGTCTCTCACCCCCTGACCGCCAAGATCGCCTTCACCGGGGGTGAGGCAGGTGGGAGGCACGTCGCCATGGCGGCGGCTCGTTATTTCAAGCCGGTGACGCTGGAGCTTGGAGGGAAGTCGCCCAATATCATCTTCGATGATTGCGATTTGGACCAGGCCGTCAAGGGGGCCATCGCAGGCATCTTCGCCGCCGCAGGCCAGACCTGCATGGCCGGCAGCCGGGTGCTTGTCCAGAAAAGCGTTCTGGAACCATTTCTTGAAGCCTTCACCGCCGCGACCGAGGCAGCCCGGATTGGCGATCCGGCAGATCCGGACACCCAAATCGGGCCGATCTGCACCCGACCCCAATTCGACAAAATCCTTTCGATGATCGCCATGGCGCAGGAAGACGGCGCACGCCTGGTAACCGGGGGCGATATCGTGAGCGGGCCCGGTCTGGGTCAGGGACAGTTCATCCGCCCCACGATCCTGACCGATGTTACAAACGACATGCGCATCGCGCGACAGGAGGTCTTCGGCCCCGTGGCCAGTGTCATTGCCTTCGACACCGAGGAAGAGGCCTATGCTATCGCCAATGATACCGATTATGGTCTTGCCGCCGCCGTCTGGACCCGCGATCTGGCGCGCGCCATGCGGGCCGTCGACCGTATCCGCGCGGGCACCGTGTGGGTGAACAATTACCGCACCACCAGTTTCGCAACCCCGTTCGGCGGCTACAAGCAATCGGGCCTGGGGCGTGAGGGCGGGGTGGACGCCTTCAAGGATTATCTGGAGACAAAAAGCGTTTGGATCACCCCCGAACCCAACCGTGCCAACCCCTTCGTTCTGGGATAA
- a CDS encoding zinc-binding dehydrogenase: MKIPEYSRAAVLRRYSAPLKIENVPIPQVIEPGAILVKTDCCTICGTDVHLSNGGLARPVELPVIVGHEMTGSIVAFGSGAERDSVGQDLRIGDRIVWTRTNCGHCYMCTVAAKPTLCQNARAYMYETMERAPYLLGGFSDYVYVLPESGRVKVPESVASPLASMASCAFRSVIHAVEELGEVRHTDTVVVQGTGPLGLLATGVARMSGARRVIAIGAPDGRLDLARDFGADDVLSVERTSAEERRAFVLDATGGRGADVVMEFAGNPHAFTEGLHLARRGGSYLLVGQLGQGEVTIKPSTFVNRNLRVLGSLAGGAKDYWAAMEFIRRHGTDLPFGRLISNSYGLDQVNDALTAMRNQTEVKPVITFGNMA; the protein is encoded by the coding sequence ATGAAAATTCCTGAATATTCCCGAGCGGCGGTGCTGCGCCGATACAGTGCCCCTTTGAAGATCGAGAACGTGCCCATTCCGCAAGTGATTGAACCGGGGGCCATCCTTGTGAAAACCGATTGCTGCACCATCTGCGGCACCGACGTTCATCTTTCTAACGGTGGCCTGGCGCGACCGGTCGAACTGCCGGTAATCGTCGGCCACGAAATGACCGGCTCGATCGTGGCGTTCGGGTCGGGGGCCGAACGCGACAGCGTCGGACAGGATCTGCGCATTGGCGACCGCATCGTCTGGACCCGGACCAATTGCGGCCACTGCTACATGTGCACCGTCGCGGCCAAACCAACTCTCTGCCAAAACGCCCGCGCCTACATGTATGAGACGATGGAACGCGCGCCCTACCTTCTTGGCGGCTTTTCGGACTATGTCTATGTTCTGCCGGAATCGGGGCGGGTGAAGGTGCCGGAAAGTGTGGCCAGCCCTCTAGCCAGCATGGCCAGTTGCGCCTTCCGGTCGGTCATTCATGCGGTCGAGGAACTTGGCGAGGTCCGGCATACTGATACCGTCGTGGTTCAGGGCACCGGTCCGCTTGGTTTGTTGGCGACGGGCGTGGCCCGGATGTCGGGCGCGCGCCGCGTGATTGCGATCGGCGCCCCGGATGGCCGCCTTGATCTGGCGCGGGATTTCGGGGCAGACGACGTGCTGTCGGTCGAAAGGACGTCGGCCGAGGAACGACGTGCCTTCGTGCTGGACGCCACCGGTGGACGAGGCGCCGACGTGGTGATGGAATTTGCAGGTAACCCCCACGCGTTCACGGAAGGTCTGCATCTGGCGCGTCGCGGCGGCAGCTATCTGCTGGTGGGTCAACTAGGTCAGGGCGAAGTGACGATCAAGCCGTCCACCTTCGTCAACCGCAACCTTCGGGTTTTGGGATCGCTTGCCGGCGGTGCCAAGGATTACTGGGCGGCGATGGAGTTCATCCGCCGCCACGGAACCGATTTGCCATTTGGGCGTCTGATCTCGAACAGCTATGGTCTTGACCAAGTCAATGATGCCCTGACTGCCATGAGGAACCAGACCGAGGTCAAACCCGTCATCACCTTCGGGAACATGGCATGA
- a CDS encoding CaiB/BaiF CoA transferase family protein yields MTSQSRSVSPLSGIRVLDMTNVLAGPFACQQLAHLGAEVIKIEIPGRGDLARQLGASRDLSADLMGVSFLAQNAGKGSVELDLKTDEGKADFLALVATSDVVVENFRPGVMDRLGLGWEVLRARKPDLVYCAISGFGQTGPWANRPAYDQIIQGAAGVMAVTGTPEVTPLRVGFPVADTIGGLTAAMSICAALADRGEARFIDVSMLEATVATMGWAVSNWLVAGVPPAVIGNENMTAAPSGAFQTRDGLLNIAANEHRQWEALCRHIGCDHLLTHPDYRQREDRKANRDALRGEIEAALARKSAREWEAELNPIGVPSGAVLKVEEVLASEHLSQRGLVHDFGPMEGVAGQRLSLVASPVTINGQRPCVAAPPPRLGQDTERYLRGRDKEKTR; encoded by the coding sequence ATGACCTCGCAAAGCCGATCCGTCTCCCCCCTTTCGGGCATCCGGGTTCTGGACATGACGAACGTGCTGGCGGGCCCGTTCGCGTGCCAGCAGCTGGCGCATCTGGGGGCCGAGGTCATCAAGATCGAGATCCCGGGGCGCGGCGACCTTGCCCGTCAGTTGGGCGCATCGCGGGATCTGTCGGCCGATCTGATGGGCGTGTCCTTTCTGGCGCAGAATGCCGGGAAAGGGTCGGTGGAACTCGATCTGAAGACCGACGAGGGCAAGGCCGATTTTCTGGCCCTGGTCGCAACCTCCGATGTCGTGGTGGAGAATTTCCGCCCCGGCGTGATGGATCGGCTGGGACTGGGATGGGAGGTGCTGCGCGCCCGCAAGCCCGATCTCGTCTATTGCGCCATTTCGGGCTTCGGTCAGACGGGTCCATGGGCGAACCGCCCGGCCTATGACCAGATCATCCAGGGGGCCGCCGGGGTCATGGCCGTCACCGGCACGCCCGAGGTGACCCCGCTGCGCGTCGGCTTTCCCGTGGCGGACACGATCGGCGGGCTGACCGCCGCCATGTCGATCTGCGCTGCCCTGGCCGATCGTGGCGAGGCGCGGTTCATCGACGTGTCCATGCTGGAGGCGACGGTGGCGACGATGGGCTGGGCCGTGTCGAACTGGCTGGTGGCGGGGGTGCCGCCGGCGGTGATCGGCAACGAGAACATGACGGCGGCCCCCTCCGGCGCGTTTCAGACGCGCGACGGGCTTTTGAACATCGCCGCCAACGAACATCGCCAGTGGGAGGCGCTGTGCCGCCATATCGGCTGCGACCATCTGCTGACCCATCCCGATTACCGCCAGCGCGAGGATCGCAAGGCCAACCGCGATGCCCTGCGGGGGGAGATCGAGGCGGCGCTGGCCCGCAAATCCGCCCGCGAGTGGGAGGCGGAGCTGAACCCGATCGGCGTGCCGAGCGGCGCGGTCCTGAAGGTCGAGGAGGTTCTGGCCTCCGAACACCTGTCCCAACGCGGGCTCGTCCACGACTTCGGGCCCATGGAGGGGGTCGCGGGGCAACGGCTGTCGCTGGTCGCCTCGCCCGTGACCATCAACGGCCAGCGGCCATGCGTCGCCGCCCCGCCGCCGCGGCTGGGTCAGGACACCGAACGATACCTGCGCGGGCGGGACAAGGAGAAAACACGATGA
- a CDS encoding citryl-CoA lyase produces the protein MTDPSVEDWWTTSIIRMEPGVIEFRDRPIEDLIGTVSFPQMIWLMLRGDLPTPGQARLLEAALVASVDHGPQAPSIAIARMAVTCGVGLNNAMASAVNVLGDVHGGAGEQLVELFGRIDRAGGPAAVPEALKAHRAEHGKFVPGFGHRFHKDGDPRAPRLLGLVDDLAAQGEISGRFAAIARAIEAELARGKPRGVPMNIDGATAVIFAELGFAAPLARGIFCLSRSVGILAHAWEQSQQGGRNKGPMPPNYLWTYGGAPGA, from the coding sequence ATGACCGACCCCTCCGTAGAGGACTGGTGGACGACCTCGATCATCCGGATGGAGCCGGGCGTGATCGAGTTCCGCGACCGCCCCATCGAGGATCTGATCGGCACGGTCAGCTTTCCGCAGATGATCTGGCTGATGCTGCGGGGCGATCTGCCGACCCCCGGTCAGGCCAGACTGCTCGAGGCGGCGCTGGTCGCCTCGGTCGATCACGGGCCGCAGGCCCCGTCGATCGCCATTGCGCGCATGGCCGTCACCTGCGGGGTGGGGCTGAACAACGCGATGGCCTCGGCGGTGAACGTGCTGGGGGATGTCCATGGCGGCGCGGGGGAACAATTGGTGGAGCTGTTCGGCCGGATCGACCGGGCGGGCGGACCCGCGGCAGTGCCGGAGGCGCTGAAGGCCCATCGCGCCGAACACGGCAAGTTCGTTCCGGGGTTCGGGCACCGGTTCCACAAGGACGGCGACCCGCGCGCGCCGCGCCTTCTGGGCCTGGTCGACGATCTTGCGGCCCAGGGAGAGATTTCCGGCCGGTTCGCCGCCATCGCCCGGGCCATCGAGGCCGAGCTTGCGCGAGGAAAACCCCGGGGCGTGCCGATGAACATCGACGGCGCCACGGCGGTGATCTTCGCCGAACTGGGATTTGCCGCCCCGCTTGCGCGCGGCATCTTCTGCCTGTCCCGCTCGGTCGGCATTCTGGCCCATGCCTGGGAACAGAGCCAGCAGGGTGGCCGCAACAAGGGGCCGATGCCGCCAAACTATCTTTGGACCTATGGCGGGGCGCCGGGCGCGTGA